Proteins from one Chromatiales bacterium genomic window:
- a CDS encoding ABC transporter permease: protein MNESASVAVARAVIRRNSIWRKVLRKFLADRTGVAGLAAVLVYFLAALGVWCGWWGTDWADLGGSKWEPVSAAHWFGTNIIGQDIFSRAIYATSTAFEVGVVVAVLATIIGGVLGAFAGFFAGSWIDELLLWVMNVLDAIPFYLFVAAVAYSLAGSPYAMHVAMITSFWIGTGRLVRGEVIKLRNMEYIEAAYAIGLSRFMIIFRHILPNTSHILLVQGSIAFVSAIKAEVILSFLGIGIRDGMSWGLMIEESTKEVLAGFYNNFIAASLLMFGLVMAFNALADALQDAMDPRKVA from the coding sequence GTGAACGAATCCGCTTCCGTCGCCGTGGCGCGCGCCGTGATCCGGCGCAACAGCATATGGCGCAAGGTGTTGCGCAAATTCCTCGCGGACCGGACCGGGGTCGCCGGGCTTGCCGCGGTCCTCGTCTATTTTCTTGCGGCGCTGGGGGTCTGGTGCGGCTGGTGGGGTACGGACTGGGCGGATCTCGGCGGCAGCAAGTGGGAGCCGGTCTCGGCAGCGCACTGGTTCGGCACGAACATCATCGGCCAGGATATTTTTTCGCGTGCCATCTACGCGACATCGACCGCTTTTGAAGTCGGTGTGGTCGTGGCGGTGCTGGCCACGATCATCGGCGGCGTACTCGGTGCCTTCGCCGGCTTCTTTGCCGGCAGCTGGATCGACGAGCTGCTGCTGTGGGTAATGAACGTACTCGACGCGATCCCCTTCTACCTCTTTGTCGCTGCGGTTGCGTATTCGCTCGCCGGCAGTCCGTATGCCATGCATGTCGCCATGATCACCTCATTCTGGATCGGCACCGGCCGGCTGGTCCGGGGTGAGGTCATCAAGCTTCGCAATATGGAGTACATCGAGGCAGCCTATGCCATCGGTCTGTCGCGATTCATGATCATCTTCCGGCATATATTGCCGAACACCTCGCATATCCTGCTCGTGCAGGGCTCGATCGCATTTGTCAGTGCGATCAAGGCCGAAGTCATCCTGAGCTTTCTCGGCATCGGTATCCGCGACGGCATGAGCTGGGGCCTGATGATCGAGGAGAGCACCAAGGAAGTACTGGCAGGCTTCTACAACAATTTCATCGCCGCCTCGCTGCTGATGTTCGGGCTGGTCATGGCTTTCAATGCGCTCGCCGATGCCCTGCAGGACGCCATGGATCCGAGGAAAGTGGCGTGA
- the tatB gene encoding twin-arginine translocase subunit TatB, producing the protein MFEIGFWELALLFALGLVVLGPEKLPKVADQLGRYAGQARRMARTFTDQIRDEIEAEERRAANSNSGPAASAVAQNVPAFSRPGAEDLIPKAAEAPATAEAAEVLAAESPDQPPTDQLPPHG; encoded by the coding sequence ATGTTTGAAATCGGTTTCTGGGAACTGGCATTGCTGTTTGCCCTTGGACTGGTTGTCCTCGGCCCTGAAAAACTGCCAAAAGTAGCGGATCAGCTTGGGCGATATGCCGGCCAGGCGCGCCGGATGGCGCGCACCTTTACTGATCAGATTCGCGATGAAATCGAAGCCGAAGAACGCAGGGCCGCAAACAGCAACTCCGGGCCTGCGGCATCAGCGGTTGCCCAGAACGTACCGGCATTCAGCCGGCCTGGTGCTGAAGACCTGATCCCGAAGGCAGCTGAAGCGCCTGCCACCGCTGAGGCTGCGGAGGTGCTGGCCGCAGAGTCACCGGATCAGCCGCCGACGGATCAGCTGCCCCCGCATGGCTGA
- the tatA gene encoding Sec-independent protein translocase subunit TatA, which translates to MGLGGISIWQLLIILVIVIAIFGTKRLKDIGTDLGGAVKGFRKAMNDAEQGSSDPKQLGQTDAEFSESANHKHEADRHGKA; encoded by the coding sequence ATGGGTCTCGGCGGCATCAGCATCTGGCAACTACTGATTATTCTGGTCATCGTCATTGCCATTTTCGGGACCAAGCGCCTCAAGGACATCGGCACTGATCTCGGCGGCGCGGTGAAGGGCTTTCGCAAGGCCATGAACGATGCTGAACAGGGGTCCAGCGATCCCAAGCAGCTCGGTCAGACCGATGCCGAGTTTTCGGAATCAGCCAATCACAAGCACGAAGCAGATCGCCACGGCAAAGCCTGA
- a CDS encoding peptide MFS transporter, producing the protein MNSTSASTAAARSGSLNGAHHPAGLRTLFFTELWERFSYYGMRALLVLFMVAAIEDGGLGLTDATATAIYGLYTAAVYMVCLPGGWIADRLLGARRAIWYGGIVIMLGHFTLAIPSIYAFFVGLLLVTLGTGLLKPNISAVVGELYPPGDARRDAGFTLFYMGINLGAAIGPLICSTLGESALFGWHWGFAAAGIGMFFGLVYFHFSQPLLGEAGRYPSLRTENPADRPALRSAWRRVGIGLAIVLGLAGLLLAGVVEVDAVTLAGRATVGIVLFGALYLAYLLRFGSLDQGERNRVIAIFMLSMAAAMFWAGFEQAGSTLNLFAERFTERNFGGFEIPTGWFQTLNPVFIITLAPVFATLWIRLAARGLEPRTPVKFACGLLILGAGFGVMIVAAGLVGNGAKVLPTWLMMTYLLHTIAELTLSPVGLSITTKLAPRRYVGQMMGVWFLTSAIGNLIAGLAAGRFSTDAIDAMPALYTQIVLMTGGSGILLLLLLRPLRRLMGEVR; encoded by the coding sequence ATGAACAGCACTTCAGCTTCAACGGCAGCGGCGCGCAGTGGAAGCCTGAACGGTGCGCATCACCCCGCCGGTCTGCGCACCCTGTTCTTCACCGAGCTGTGGGAGCGCTTCAGCTACTACGGGATGCGCGCCTTGCTGGTGCTGTTCATGGTTGCGGCCATCGAGGACGGTGGTCTGGGGCTGACGGATGCAACGGCAACAGCGATCTATGGCCTTTATACCGCCGCGGTTTACATGGTGTGTTTGCCCGGCGGCTGGATCGCCGACCGGCTGCTCGGTGCCCGGCGCGCCATCTGGTATGGCGGTATCGTCATCATGCTCGGGCATTTCACGCTGGCGATCCCCTCCATTTATGCCTTCTTTGTCGGGCTGCTGCTGGTCACGCTGGGCACCGGATTGCTGAAGCCCAATATCAGTGCGGTTGTCGGCGAACTCTATCCGCCCGGCGACGCAAGGCGTGACGCCGGCTTTACGCTTTTCTACATGGGCATCAATCTCGGCGCTGCGATCGGGCCACTGATCTGCAGCACGCTGGGCGAAAGCGCGCTTTTCGGCTGGCACTGGGGATTTGCTGCTGCCGGGATCGGCATGTTTTTCGGGCTCGTCTATTTTCATTTCAGCCAGCCACTGCTCGGCGAGGCAGGCAGATACCCGTCGCTGCGCACCGAGAACCCGGCAGACCGACCGGCCCTGCGCAGCGCCTGGCGGCGCGTGGGGATTGGTCTCGCCATCGTGCTGGGTTTGGCCGGGCTGCTGCTGGCGGGCGTCGTTGAAGTCGATGCCGTCACGCTGGCTGGCCGTGCCACCGTCGGTATCGTCCTGTTTGGCGCACTCTACCTGGCCTATCTGTTGCGATTCGGCAGCCTTGACCAGGGCGAGCGCAACCGGGTGATCGCGATATTCATGCTCAGCATGGCAGCGGCCATGTTCTGGGCCGGTTTCGAGCAGGCCGGATCGACCCTCAATCTGTTTGCAGAGCGCTTTACCGAGCGGAACTTCGGCGGTTTTGAAATTCCCACCGGCTGGTTTCAGACCCTGAACCCGGTTTTCATCATCACCCTGGCGCCGGTCTTCGCGACGCTCTGGATCCGGCTCGCAGCGCGTGGGCTTGAACCGCGAACACCGGTGAAATTTGCCTGCGGCCTGCTGATACTGGGTGCGGGCTTTGGCGTGATGATTGTGGCAGCCGGCCTGGTCGGCAACGGCGCAAAGGTGTTGCCCACCTGGCTGATGATGACCTATCTGCTGCACACCATCGCTGAACTGACCCTGAGTCCCGTCGGACTCAGCATCACGACCAAACTCGCGCCTCGTCGCTATGTCGGGCAGATGATGGGCGTCTGGTTCCTGACCTCGGCGATCGGCAACCTGATTGCCGGCCTTGCTGCAGGACGCTTCAGCACCGATGCCATCGATGCGATGCCGGCACTCTATACGCAGATCGTGCTCATGACCGGCGGTAGCGGTATCCTGCTGCTTCTGCTGTTGCGACCACTGCGCAGACTCATGGGCGAGGTCAGATAG
- the tatC gene encoding twin-arginine translocase subunit TatC has protein sequence MADDNHAESPEELPEASLMSHLLELRSRLLKAGGAVLAVFICLLPFSRQIFSAVSRPLMSKLPAGSTMIATEVASPFLTPFKTSFYVAIMLAIPVVIYQVWAFVAPGLYRREKRLAVPLLVSSVVLFYLGVLFAYFVIFPVMFGFFASAAPENVQVMTDINSYLDFVLVLFIAFGMAFEVPVVTVLLVLIGMVRIETLTGNRQYVFLGAFVLGMVLTPPDVFSQTLLAIPMYLLYECGILMARFLSRPAKENVSDKPA, from the coding sequence ATGGCTGACGACAACCACGCCGAATCTCCGGAAGAATTGCCTGAAGCCAGCCTGATGTCGCATCTGCTGGAGTTGCGCTCACGCCTGCTGAAAGCGGGCGGTGCAGTGCTGGCTGTTTTCATCTGCCTGCTACCGTTCAGCCGGCAAATCTTCAGCGCGGTATCCAGGCCGCTGATGTCGAAGCTGCCGGCAGGCTCGACCATGATCGCCACGGAGGTGGCCTCACCGTTCCTCACACCCTTCAAGACAAGTTTCTATGTGGCCATCATGCTGGCCATCCCTGTCGTGATCTATCAAGTCTGGGCTTTCGTTGCGCCCGGACTGTACCGGCGGGAAAAGCGGCTCGCCGTGCCACTGCTCGTTTCAAGCGTGGTGCTTTTTTATCTGGGCGTCCTGTTTGCCTATTTCGTGATTTTTCCGGTGATGTTCGGCTTCTTTGCGTCTGCGGCCCCGGAGAATGTTCAGGTGATGACGGATATCAACAGCTATCTGGATTTCGTACTGGTGCTGTTTATCGCTTTTGGCATGGCTTTCGAGGTGCCAGTCGTTACCGTACTTCTGGTCTTGATCGGCATGGTGAGGATCGAAACCCTGACCGGGAACCGACAGTACGTTTTTCTCGGTGCCTTCGTACTGGGCATGGTATTGACGCCACCAGACGTGTTTTCACAGACGCTGCTTGCCATTCCGATGTACCTGCTCTACGAGTGCGGCATCCTGATGGCCCGCTTTCTTTCGCGACCCGCGAAAGAGAACGTCAGCGACAAGCCGGCCTGA
- a CDS encoding dipeptide ABC transporter ATP-binding protein, protein MNAQPLVEVRGLSKHFPIHGGLFRRVVAGLKAVDDVSFVIHAGRTLGLVGESGCGKSTLGRMLLRLQEPTAGQVLFAGEDLTRLDRHQMLAYRQRIQAVFQDPYGSLSPRRTVGQTVREPLDVHRVGTPGQRQQRVDELLAFVGLSAQAAHRYPHEFSGGQRQRIGIARALALNPQFLVADEPVSALDVSVQSQVLNLIVRLQRERDIALLFISHDLAVVQHVSDDIGVMYLGRLVEIAPAGQILTAPRHPYTEALISAVPQIGQRKHSRIVLGGEVPSARNPPSGCAFHTRCPRVMAECRSVRPVLKPIGSEGSGSVACHLYP, encoded by the coding sequence ATGAACGCTCAGCCATTGGTCGAGGTCCGGGGCCTGAGCAAGCACTTCCCGATCCATGGCGGACTCTTTCGGCGCGTCGTTGCCGGCCTGAAAGCGGTCGATGATGTGAGCTTCGTGATTCATGCGGGACGCACGCTGGGACTGGTGGGTGAGTCCGGCTGTGGCAAGTCGACGCTTGGGCGGATGCTGTTGCGCCTGCAGGAACCCACGGCCGGCCAGGTCCTGTTTGCGGGTGAGGATCTCACGCGGCTCGACCGGCACCAGATGCTGGCATACCGGCAACGGATACAGGCTGTCTTCCAGGACCCCTACGGCTCCCTGAGTCCGCGGCGCACTGTCGGGCAGACGGTGCGCGAGCCGCTGGATGTGCACCGGGTCGGCACGCCCGGCCAACGCCAGCAGCGTGTGGATGAACTACTGGCTTTCGTGGGCCTGAGTGCGCAGGCTGCGCATCGCTATCCCCATGAGTTTTCCGGTGGCCAGCGCCAGCGCATCGGCATTGCCCGGGCGCTGGCGCTGAATCCGCAGTTTCTGGTTGCTGATGAGCCTGTATCGGCGCTCGATGTATCCGTGCAGTCGCAGGTGCTGAATCTCATCGTTCGCCTGCAGCGCGAGCGGGACATCGCCCTGCTGTTCATTTCGCACGATCTGGCGGTCGTGCAGCACGTCAGCGATGACATCGGTGTGATGTATCTGGGTCGACTGGTGGAAATCGCACCGGCCGGGCAGATCCTGACAGCACCCCGACATCCCTATACCGAGGCGCTCATTTCGGCGGTACCGCAGATCGGGCAACGCAAGCATTCACGTATCGTCCTGGGTGGTGAAGTCCCTTCGGCGCGAAACCCGCCTTCCGGCTGCGCCTTTCATACCCGGTGCCCGCGGGTCATGGCGGAGTGCCGGTCGGTGAGGCCGGTGCTGAAGCCGATCGGGAGTGAGGGGAGCGGCTCTGTGGCCTGCCATCTGTACCCGTAG
- a CDS encoding D-tyrosyl-tRNA(Tyr) deacylase, giving the protein MIALVQRVKQATVRVDGQKIAGIGPGLLVLVGVERADGQAQAVRMAERLFAYRVFADSTNRMNLSLRDTGGELLLVPQFTLVADTSRGNRPGFEPAASPELGQTLFRQLAASTKSLGCPTQTGEFGANMDIELINTGPATFLLHVPHG; this is encoded by the coding sequence ATGATTGCTCTGGTGCAAAGGGTCAAACAGGCCACTGTCAGGGTCGATGGGCAGAAAATTGCCGGGATCGGGCCCGGTCTGCTGGTCCTGGTGGGTGTCGAGCGAGCCGATGGCCAGGCACAGGCGGTCCGCATGGCCGAACGCCTGTTTGCATACCGGGTTTTTGCTGATTCGACCAATCGCATGAACCTGAGCCTCCGGGATACAGGCGGCGAGTTGCTGCTCGTACCGCAGTTCACGCTGGTTGCGGACACCTCGCGGGGCAACCGGCCCGGTTTTGAGCCCGCTGCCAGCCCCGAACTGGGCCAGACGCTATTCAGACAGCTTGCGGCAAGCACCAAAAGCCTCGGCTGTCCCACCCAGACCGGGGAATTTGGCGCAAATATGGATATCGAGCTGATCAATACCGGTCCGGCGACGTTCTTGCTGCATGTTCCACATGGCTGA
- a CDS encoding potassium transporter, whose amino-acid sequence MHFRVVQRILGLLLMLYSVTMMPPVAVSVHFADGQTGAFFNSFAITFVFGLLAWLPARNDRRELRLRDGFIVAAIFWLGLGSFGALPLLLTHFPEMSLTDAVFEAVSGLTTTGATALTGLDSLPRSILYYRAQLHWLGGMGIIVLAVAILPMLGVGGMQLYRAETPGPMKDSKLTPRITETAKALWLIYVGLTAICALAYWYAGMSAFDAVCHSFATLSTGGFSTHDASIGYFNSPLIELIAVVFMFLAGINFSLHFVAWRSRSLRAYLGDPEFRAYVLILCTLIIAGTCYLAVTRHYATVGESARYALFHFVSFMTSSGFVASGFDQWPGALPLSLVLVGFIGGCAGSTGGGMKVIRWLLLFNQGSREVQRLVHPAAEIPVRLGRSVVPPRVIEAVWGFCVVYIILFGLMLLVLVGTGLDQITAFSALASSINNIGPGLGLVVADFTHIGAAAKWVCILAMLFGRLEVFTLLVLFSPSFWRS is encoded by the coding sequence ATGCACTTTCGGGTAGTTCAGCGGATTCTCGGCTTGTTGCTGATGCTCTACAGCGTCACCATGATGCCGCCCGTTGCGGTCTCGGTGCACTTCGCCGATGGCCAGACCGGTGCCTTCTTCAACTCCTTTGCCATCACTTTTGTATTCGGGCTGCTGGCCTGGCTACCGGCGCGCAATGACCGCCGGGAATTGCGGCTGCGCGACGGCTTCATCGTGGCGGCAATCTTCTGGCTGGGACTCGGCAGCTTCGGTGCGCTGCCACTGTTGCTCACCCATTTCCCCGAGATGTCACTGACCGACGCGGTTTTCGAAGCCGTATCCGGCCTCACGACAACCGGCGCGACGGCGCTCACTGGCCTTGATTCGCTGCCGCGGTCGATACTCTATTACCGGGCCCAGCTGCACTGGCTCGGTGGCATGGGCATCATCGTTCTGGCCGTGGCCATCCTGCCCATGCTCGGCGTCGGCGGCATGCAGCTGTACCGCGCCGAGACGCCGGGTCCGATGAAAGACAGCAAGCTCACGCCCAGAATTACCGAGACGGCCAAAGCCCTGTGGCTCATCTACGTTGGCCTGACGGCAATCTGCGCCCTCGCATACTGGTATGCCGGCATGAGTGCCTTTGATGCCGTTTGCCACAGTTTTGCAACACTGTCGACAGGTGGTTTTTCAACGCACGATGCCAGCATTGGCTACTTCAACAGCCCGCTGATTGAACTCATTGCCGTAGTCTTCATGTTTCTGGCCGGGATCAATTTCTCCCTGCATTTCGTCGCCTGGCGCAGCCGCAGTCTGCGCGCCTACCTGGGTGATCCGGAGTTTCGTGCCTATGTGCTGATTCTCTGCACCCTCATCATCGCCGGTACCTGCTACCTGGCCGTCACCCGACATTACGCCACGGTTGGTGAGTCGGCGCGGTATGCGCTTTTTCACTTCGTTTCTTTCATGACGAGTTCCGGCTTTGTGGCCAGCGGCTTTGACCAGTGGCCGGGCGCGCTGCCGCTCTCTCTGGTTCTGGTCGGCTTTATCGGCGGCTGCGCAGGGTCAACCGGTGGTGGCATGAAGGTCATACGCTGGCTGCTGCTGTTCAATCAGGGCAGTCGTGAAGTCCAGCGACTGGTGCATCCGGCCGCGGAAATTCCCGTCCGCCTGGGCCGATCTGTTGTACCGCCGCGGGTGATCGAAGCGGTATGGGGTTTTTGTGTCGTCTACATCATCCTGTTCGGGCTGATGTTGCTGGTGCTGGTCGGCACCGGCCTCGACCAGATCACCGCGTTTTCCGCGCTGGCAAGTTCGATCAACAACATCGGCCCGGGGCTCGGGCTGGTCGTTGCGGATTTCACGCATATTGGCGCGGCAGCCAAGTGGGTTTGCATTCTCGCGATGCTGTTCGGCCGACTCGAGGTATTCACGCTGCTGGTGCTTTTCTCGCCCTCATTCTGGCGCTCGTGA
- a CDS encoding ABC transporter ATP-binding protein: protein MSAPDQPAPLLHVKNLTVEFRTPDGTVRAVDAVSFDIWPNETVGLVGESGCGKTVTGLSLLRLIPSPPGQIVAGSIELEGMDLLSLDAGEMEKRRGSEIAMIFQEPMTSLNPVFTIGSQITEVLRRHRRLTQRQARELAAALLAKVSIPDAGRRLDDYPHQLSGGMRQRVMIAMALSCNPKLLVADEPTTALDVTTQAQVLEQMRELQNEFRMAVILVTHDLGVVAETCRRALVMYCGSIVEAGRTEQLFSSPRHPYTAGLLASIPRIRVERIAELPVIPGRVPDPGDLPAGCRFAGRCTHVQPRCHQERPTLRGDTNGGAVACHYPLGAAT, encoded by the coding sequence GTGAGCGCTCCGGATCAGCCGGCGCCGCTGCTCCATGTGAAGAATCTCACCGTGGAGTTTCGAACCCCGGATGGCACCGTGCGGGCAGTCGATGCAGTGAGTTTCGATATCTGGCCGAATGAGACCGTGGGCCTGGTCGGCGAGTCCGGCTGTGGCAAGACCGTCACCGGCCTGTCGCTGCTGCGTCTGATCCCGTCGCCCCCCGGCCAGATCGTCGCCGGGAGCATCGAACTGGAAGGCATGGATCTGCTCTCCCTCGATGCCGGCGAGATGGAGAAGCGGAGAGGCAGTGAGATCGCCATGATCTTCCAGGAACCCATGACCTCGCTGAACCCGGTATTCACCATCGGCAGTCAGATTACCGAAGTGCTGCGGCGGCACCGGCGGCTCACACAGCGGCAGGCGCGCGAACTGGCGGCAGCGCTGCTGGCAAAGGTCAGCATTCCGGATGCCGGGCGTCGCCTCGATGACTATCCGCACCAGCTCTCCGGCGGCATGCGCCAACGCGTGATGATCGCGATGGCGCTGTCCTGCAACCCGAAGCTGCTGGTTGCCGATGAACCCACGACGGCACTTGATGTCACCACCCAGGCCCAGGTGCTGGAGCAGATGCGCGAACTGCAGAACGAGTTTCGCATGGCGGTGATACTGGTCACGCATGATCTCGGCGTGGTCGCCGAAACCTGCCGGCGGGCGTTGGTGATGTATTGCGGGAGCATCGTTGAAGCAGGCCGGACGGAGCAGCTTTTTTCGTCCCCGCGCCATCCCTATACAGCGGGGCTGTTGGCCTCGATACCGCGCATACGCGTCGAACGCATCGCGGAGTTGCCGGTGATTCCCGGCCGCGTGCCTGATCCCGGCGATCTCCCCGCGGGCTGCCGCTTTGCCGGCCGCTGCACCCATGTACAGCCGCGCTGTCATCAGGAGCGGCCGACCCTGCGCGGCGATACCAACGGCGGCGCTGTCGCCTGTCACTATCCGCTGGGCGCTGCCACATGA
- a CDS encoding PaaI family thioesterase yields the protein MNEQRIRSDANRCFVCGPGNPRGLQLLFRIDDTDTCRAEFTPGPDHVGYDTMTHGGILYSALDDVMANWLFLKGSRAHTARCEVRYRQPLKTGTTVLLEGRLIRRKGKVAFMQGRALKASDLSVVAEADASFMIVGEE from the coding sequence TTGAACGAACAACGCATACGTTCCGATGCCAACCGCTGTTTCGTCTGTGGTCCGGGCAATCCACGAGGCCTGCAGCTGCTGTTCCGTATCGATGACACGGACACCTGCCGTGCCGAATTCACGCCGGGACCGGATCATGTCGGCTATGACACGATGACCCACGGCGGCATTCTCTACAGCGCGCTGGACGACGTGATGGCGAACTGGCTGTTTCTCAAGGGCTCGCGGGCACATACGGCACGATGCGAGGTTCGCTACCGTCAGCCGCTGAAAACCGGCACGACGGTGCTGCTGGAAGGCCGGCTGATACGACGCAAAGGCAAGGTTGCCTTCATGCAGGGTCGGGCACTGAAGGCGAGCGACCTGAGCGTCGTCGCCGAGGCCGATGCGAGCTTCATGATTGTCGGCGAGGAATGA
- a CDS encoding DUF1330 domain-containing protein: protein MPAYIVSVVEVTNPGPNFRKYTEESARLAHSHGGKYLIRGKSPSVVSGTLLEKKALIILEFPGMENLRAFYDSDEYQKDCKPLREGTGIYDIAFFESPAPAKA, encoded by the coding sequence ATGCCCGCTTACATCGTCTCAGTGGTGGAAGTGACCAATCCAGGTCCCAACTTCAGGAAGTACACCGAAGAATCTGCGCGACTCGCGCACTCGCATGGCGGCAAGTATCTGATCAGGGGCAAGTCGCCCAGCGTCGTTTCGGGCACCCTGCTCGAGAAGAAGGCGCTCATCATCCTGGAGTTTCCGGGCATGGAGAATCTCCGTGCGTTCTACGACAGCGATGAGTACCAGAAGGACTGCAAGCCGCTACGTGAGGGTACCGGCATCTACGACATCGCCTTTTTCGAGTCGCCGGCACCGGCCAAGGCCTGA
- a CDS encoding ABC transporter permease: MELMQYVLRKMLAGIPLILGVTLVSFALMVYFGPDMTWQLLGKNPTAAQIIEVRHQLGYDQSFLQRYTAYLGELVRLDFGNSSSGEPVTALLAKTIPVSLILILPGFLLGHLVGVLLALAAAFWRGRWPDKLIMAIAVIGMSVSFLIVIIAFQIVFCSSDGLDLFPVRGWNAESFSTYLGYVAVPTLATTFVALGYETRFYRSVFVEEMTRDYVRTARAFGLSSRRIFFRSIFKNCLIPIITRVMFSIPQVAIGGSLLIESYFGIPGIGKATYEAIITGDQPVLKAVISLTAILFVFVMTLNDILYRAVDPRVSLK; encoded by the coding sequence GTGGAATTGATGCAGTACGTGCTTCGAAAGATGCTGGCCGGCATCCCGCTGATCCTGGGCGTCACGCTGGTCAGCTTTGCGCTGATGGTCTACTTCGGCCCGGACATGACCTGGCAGCTGCTCGGCAAGAATCCGACCGCGGCGCAGATCATCGAGGTCCGGCATCAGCTGGGCTATGACCAGTCCTTCCTCCAGCGCTATACCGCCTATCTGGGCGAACTCGTCCGGCTGGACTTCGGCAACTCGTCCAGCGGGGAGCCGGTCACGGCACTGCTCGCCAAGACCATACCGGTATCGCTGATCCTGATCCTGCCGGGTTTCCTGCTCGGGCATCTCGTCGGTGTATTGCTGGCCCTGGCGGCGGCGTTCTGGCGGGGGCGCTGGCCCGACAAGCTGATCATGGCGATTGCCGTCATCGGCATGAGCGTGAGCTTCCTGATCGTCATCATCGCTTTCCAGATCGTGTTCTGCTCAAGCGACGGCCTCGACCTGTTCCCGGTGCGTGGCTGGAACGCGGAGTCCTTTTCGACATATCTCGGCTACGTGGCCGTACCGACCCTGGCGACCACCTTTGTCGCACTGGGCTACGAGACGCGCTTTTACCGTTCGGTTTTCGTCGAAGAGATGACGCGCGACTATGTGCGCACTGCGAGGGCATTCGGACTGTCTTCCAGGCGTATCTTCTTTCGCAGCATCTTCAAGAACTGCCTGATACCAATCATCACGCGCGTGATGTTTTCGATACCGCAGGTTGCGATCGGCGGCAGCCTGCTGATCGAAAGCTATTTCGGTATTCCCGGCATCGGCAAGGCGACCTACGAGGCGATCATCACCGGCGACCAGCCTGTCCTGAAGGCGGTAATCAGCCTGACAGCGATCCTGTTCGTGTTTGTCATGACGCTCAACGACATCCTGTACCGGGCCGTCGATCCGCGCGTGTCGCTGAAGTGA